One genomic window of Motacilla alba alba isolate MOTALB_02 chromosome 1, Motacilla_alba_V1.0_pri, whole genome shotgun sequence includes the following:
- the ING1 gene encoding inhibitor of growth protein 1 isoform X2, whose amino-acid sequence MKMLSPANGDQLHLVNYVEDYLDSIESMPFDLQRNVSLMREIDAKYQEILKDLDDYYEKFKRETDAVQKRRMLHCIQRALIRSQELGDEKIQIVSQMVELVENRTRQVDSHVELFETCQETNDTTGNSGKASQDKSKNETIAQAEKPNNKRSRRQRNNENRENASNNHDHDDITSGTPKEKKAKTSKKKKRSKAKAEREASPPDLPIDPNEPTYCLCNQVSYGEMIGCDNDECPIEWFHFSCVGLNHKPKGKWYCPKCRGENEKTMDKALEKSKKERAYNR is encoded by the exons ATGAAAATGTTGAGTcctgcaaacggagaccagcTTCACCTAGTGAACTATGTGGAGGATTATCTGGACTCCATCGAGTCTATGCCCTTCGATCTGCAGAGAAATGTCTCCTTGATGAGGGAAATTGACGCCAAATATCAAG aGATTCTGAAGGACCTGGATGATTACTATGAAAAATTTAAACGGGAGACAGATGCTGTGCAGAAGAGAAGAATGTTGCACTGCATACAGAGAGCCTTGATTCGAAGTCAGGAACTGGGGGACGAGAAGATCCAAATCGTCAGTCAGATGGTGGAGCTGGTTGAGAACAGAACAAGGCAAGTGGACAGCCACGTGGAACTGTTTGAGACTTGTCAAGAGACTAATGACACCACTGGAAACAGTGGGAAAGCCAGCCAGGACAAGTCCAAGAATGAGACAATCGCACAGGCTGAAAAGCCCAACAACAAGAGATCGAGGAGGCAACGGAATAATGAGAATCGAGAAAATGCCTCAAATAATCATGATCATGATGACATCACCTCAGGAACaccaaaggagaagaaagcaaaaacatcCAAGAAGAAGAAACGATCCAAGGCTAAAGCAGAGCGGGAAGCTTCTCCCCCTGACCTTCCTATTGATCCTAATGAGCCAACATACTGCTTGTGCAACCAAGTTTCCTATGGAGAAATGATAGGATGTGATAATGATGAGTGCCCCATCGAATGGTTTCACTTTTCTTGTGTAGGACTCAACCATAAACCAAAGGGCAAATGGTACTGCCCCAAGTGTAGAGGAGAAAACGAGAAAACTATGGACAAGGCATTGGAGAAATCTAAAAAAGAAAGGGCGTACAACAGGTAG
- the ING1 gene encoding inhibitor of growth protein 1 isoform X1 gives MLHCIQRALIRSQELGDEKIQIVSQMVELVENRTRQVDSHVELFETCQETNDTTGNSGKASQDKSKNETIAQAEKPNNKRSRRQRNNENRENASNNHDHDDITSGTPKEKKAKTSKKKKRSKAKAEREASPPDLPIDPNEPTYCLCNQVSYGEMIGCDNDECPIEWFHFSCVGLNHKPKGKWYCPKCRGENEKTMDKALEKSKKERAYNR, from the coding sequence ATGTTGCACTGCATACAGAGAGCCTTGATTCGAAGTCAGGAACTGGGGGACGAGAAGATCCAAATCGTCAGTCAGATGGTGGAGCTGGTTGAGAACAGAACAAGGCAAGTGGACAGCCACGTGGAACTGTTTGAGACTTGTCAAGAGACTAATGACACCACTGGAAACAGTGGGAAAGCCAGCCAGGACAAGTCCAAGAATGAGACAATCGCACAGGCTGAAAAGCCCAACAACAAGAGATCGAGGAGGCAACGGAATAATGAGAATCGAGAAAATGCCTCAAATAATCATGATCATGATGACATCACCTCAGGAACaccaaaggagaagaaagcaaaaacatcCAAGAAGAAGAAACGATCCAAGGCTAAAGCAGAGCGGGAAGCTTCTCCCCCTGACCTTCCTATTGATCCTAATGAGCCAACATACTGCTTGTGCAACCAAGTTTCCTATGGAGAAATGATAGGATGTGATAATGATGAGTGCCCCATCGAATGGTTTCACTTTTCTTGTGTAGGACTCAACCATAAACCAAAGGGCAAATGGTACTGCCCCAAGTGTAGAGGAGAAAACGAGAAAACTATGGACAAGGCATTGGAGAAATCTAAAAAAGAAAGGGCGTACAACAGGTAG